GTTTCACAATACGAGGAATGGAAAGCCGATTTTAATAAGTTGAAGGCAGAAACCAAAGGAGCTTATGCTGAAGGCCAGTTAGAAGGCAGTAAGGAAGCAAAAGAATTGGAATCTAATATGGATAAAATAGAAGCTTTTATTGATAAGCTGGAAAATGCCAATGAAGAAGACGTTCAAGAATTAAAATCTAAAGCAGATGGTCAATTAGACGGACTAAAAAGTGCCTGGCAGAACTTAAAGGATAAATTTAATACGACTAGATAAATTTTTAAATTTTAAAAAATATAAGCTATCGATCTATTTAGATAGCTTATATTTTGCATAATCCCTTACTATTTTACCTCAGTTACTTTCAACATATTAGTTCTATTCTTTTCTTTGATTGGCATACTCGCCATTAAAATGATGATATCACCGCTTTGAACATGATTATCTCTTTTCAAAGTTTTCTCAATGTCAGCAAAGGTCTTATCGGTACTTTCATAATTTTCATAAATGTAGCCCCTTACACCCCATACCAGATTAATGGTTTCTAGCAAATCATGATTTCCAGTGAAAATGAAGATTCCCGCTTTTGGACGGTGACTTGCTAATCTGTAAGCAGTATATCCAGATTTGGTCATTCCAACAATAGCTTTTGCATTGGTTTCCTCAGCTAGCTTACAAGCTGTTTGCACTAAATTATCGCTGTTAAAAGTCGCGGAATTTCGCGATACATGGCCGTATTTGTGGTAGATAGAATCATGTTTTTCAATGCTTGCAATAGTATTAGACATGCTCAAGACAGACTCAACAGGATATTGTCCCGCTGCTGATTCGGCAGATAGCATAACTGCATCCCCACCATCTAAAATTGCATTGGCCACATCATTTGTTTCTGCCCTAGTAGGCCTAGGGTTTTCGATCATACTTTCCATCATCTGTGTAGCTACAATCACAGGTTTACATGCATCATTACATTTTTTGATGATCATTTTTTGAGCTAAAGGAACATCTTCCATCGGGATTTCTACTCCTAAATCTCCACGAGCCACCATAACTGCATCTGTGGCTTCAATAATATTGTCAATATCTTTCAATGCCTCCGGTTTTTCTATTTTCGCTACTACTTTGCAATCTTTTCCGTTGTATTTAATTCTGTTTTTTAAATCAAGAACATCTGCAGCAGAACGTACGAATGATAAAGCAATCCAGTCTACTTCATTTTTAAGGCCAAATTTTAGATCTTCTAAATCTTTGTCTGTTAAACTAGGGGCTGAAACTTTTGTAAAAGGGAGATTGATACCTTTTTTTGATTTCAATTCATTTCCATAAATAATTTTAGTTTTTACTTCCGTTTTATCAGATGACAGAACTTCCAACTGAATGTTACCGTCATCAATTAGAATAAGATCGCCTTTTTTGACATCAGAGGGGAGGCCTTGATAAGTAGTAGATGCTTTCTTAGCATCTCCTTCCATTTCTTGAGTTGTTATGATAAATTCGTCTCCAGCCTTAATGTTGACACAGCCACCTTTAATCTCCCCAAGTCTAATTTTTGGGCCTTGTAAATCTTGAAGTATGCTGACGTTAGTGCCCCATTCTCTATTGATTTCTTCAATATATTGCAAAGTTTGCTGATGGACTTTATGGTCGCCATGTGAGAAGTTGAGTCTAAAAACATCCGCACCTGCTTTTACTAACTTTTGTAACATTTCTTTAGTGTTGGAAGCTGGGCCAACTGTTGCTACTATTTTTGATTTGTTAAATTTGATGCTTTCTTTTTTCATTGTAAATAGATTTATGTCATTAGGTTCACAACCGATTTCAGCCGGTTGGCATCCAATATTTGAATCAAAATTACATTTTTTATTTTACTTAGTGTACTTTTTACATTAAGTATTTCCAATTCTTCAGTATCATCTTGTATAATGAGGAAATAATCAATATTTTTCATTTCTGGAATTAGGAAAGCTTGCTGAGCCTCACTTTCATTTAATTTATTTTTCAGTAATTTTATGGAAATGTTCTCTGTTTGATGTCGAAAACAAGAAGTGTTGAGGTGAAGCCCTTTTTTAAGTTCAATAAAATGGTCCTTTGTTCTTTTTAGAGTAAAATGAGTATGTTGATTTATATGCCAGGCCATTTGAAAATCGGTCAATGCAGAGGAGATGGCCAGAAGTTGAAAATCAACCTTGAAGGTATCTTGTAACAATTTATTGTTCATGTGATCAAGTTATGAATATTTCAATTTAATCTAAAACTTGATTAATAAAGTTGCAACAAAAAGCAAAATACTTGGACGAAAGGAAAAAAATTGTTTGACATTAATGGGGGAAATACATTTCTTTGCGGAGTATTTAAAACTAAAATTCTAAAATAATGTCTGAAATAGCACAGAAAGTAAAGGCAATTATCATTGACAAACTAGGAGTAGAAGAGTCAGAAGTGACTGCAGAAGCAAGTTTCACCAATGATTTGGGAGCAGATTCACTGGATACAGTGGAGTTGATCATGGAGTTTGAAAAGGAATTTAATATTTCTATTCCTGATGATCAAGCCGAAAACATTGGTACTGTTGGACAGGCCATTTCTTACTTAGAAGAAAACGTAAAATAATTTAATAGCTCAAAATTCTTTTATGAATTTAAAAAGGGTAGTTGTAACGGGACTGGGTGCATTAACACCTATTGGTAATTCTGTCGAAGAATACTGGGAGAATCTTGCTTTGGGAAAAAGTGGTAGCTGGTCCCATTACTAAATTTGATGCGTCCAAATTTAAAACGCAATTTGCCTGCGAGGTAAAAAATTTCCAAGCTGAGGATTATCTAGACCGAAAAGAGGCTAGAAAGATGGATCCATTCACTCAGTACGGAATGATTACGGCAGAGCAAGCAATTCAAGATTCTAAACTCGACTTATCAAAAATAGATTTAGACAGGGCAGGAGTGATTTGGGGCTCAGGAATCGGGGGGTTAAAAACGTTTCAAGATGAAGTAGATAACTTTGTATCAAACGATAGAAATCCGCGCTTCAATCCATTTTTTATTCCCAAAATGATTTCTGATATCTGTGCAGGACTTATCTCCATAAAATATGGATTTAGAGGTCCAAATTTTGTGACAGTATCTGCATGTGCATCGGCAACGAATGCCTTAATTGATGCCTACAATTATATCCGTCTTGGAAAAGCTGATATATTCATATCTGGTGGCTCTGAGGCTTCTGTAACCGAAGCAGGGATCGGTGGCTTTAATGCCATGAAAGCATTGTCAGAAAGAAATGATGATCCGAGTACGGCATCTCGTCCATTTGACAAAGACAGAGACGGATTTGTTTTAGGCGAAGGTAGTGCGGCTTTGATTCTTGAAGAATATGAGCATGCTGTGGCCAGAGGAGCTAAAATTTATGCAGAAGTTATTGGAGGTGGAATGTCTGCTGATGCCCACCATATGACTGCACCACACCCAGAAGGATTAGGAGCTACAAACGTAATGAAATATGCCTTGGATGATGCTCAAATTGATGCTTCTGAGGTGGACTATATAAATGTGCATGGAACCTCTACTCCATTAGGAGATTTAAGTGAGTCCAGTGCTATAAAAAATGTGTTTGGGGATCATGCTTATAATTTAAATATTAGCTCGACCAAGTCCATGACTGGGCATTTATTAGGTGCTGCTGGGGCAGTTGAAGCATTAGCTTGTATCTTTGCTTTAGAGAAGCAAATGGTTCCACCTACTATAAACCATTTTACAGATGATGAGGAATTCGATCCAAAATTGAATTTCACATTTAATAAAGCGCAAGAACGAAAAGTAAAAACAGTATTAAGCAATACCTTTGGTTTTGGTGGGCATAATACTTCTATCTTACTTAAGAAGTTAGATTAATTTCCGACCTTGATTAGGCGATTTTTAACTTCATTCAAAAAATTATCAAAAAAAGACAAAAGGCTTGTCGCTACAGTTAAATCAATTGTTGGCTACAAGCCTTTTCGTTTAGAGTTATTTCAGTTGGTGACACAGCATTCCAGTGTAGCTAAAACTCTTCCCAATGGCTTTAGGGCTTCAAACGAAAGACTTGAATATCTAGGGGATGCAATATTAGGAGCTGTAGTGGCGGACTATCTTTTCAAAAAATATCCCTTTAAGGATGAAGGCTTTCTTACCGAGATACGTTCTAGATTAGTAAACCGAGAATCATTGAGCTTATTGGCTAAAAAAATTGGTATCAGCCAAATGTTGGAATCTGATTTTTCCAAAAACCGATACCATTTTAAGTCAATCTATGGCGATATGATGGAGGCCTTTATTGGTGCAGTATATATCGATAGAGGATACCAGTTCTGCAAGACGTTTATAATCAATAAATTACTGATCCCGCATTTTGATTTAGATGAAATAATTGAAAATAATACCAATTATAAAAGTATTCTAATTGAATGGTCACAAAAGGAAAATAAATCTATAAGATTCGATATTGAAGATTATAAACAAGAAGGGATGAAAAAGGAATTTAGAGCTGTTATTATAATCAATGGTGATAAGTTTGCTAAAGGGGCTGGACTCAATAAGAAGAAAGCGGAGCAGAATGCTGCTTTTAAAGCTTGTCAGAAATTAAAACTGTCTTAGGAACAGATAGTTTAATTTGTTGTTATAAAACCATAATTATGAAAATTGCAGGCGCAACTCTTAATCAAATCCCATTAGATTGGAAAGGTAATACTCAAAACATCTTAGAGGCATTGATGGATGCTGAAAAACAGGGGGTAAAGTTATTGTGCTTTCCTGAATTAAGTATTTGTGGCTATGGTTGCGAGGATGTTTTTCTGAGTGATTGGATGTGGGAGAAAGCTTTAAGAACCTTAACTGAAAAAATCCTGCCACTTGCTCCGGCTTTGGCTTTTACTGCGGGATTACCAATAAAACATGAGGGTAAATTATATAATTGCATTGCTTTTTGCAAAGATGGAACTATACAATCCATCATTCCAAAACAAAATTTAGCGAAGGATGGTGTTCATTATGAACCCAGGTGGTTTACCGAATGGGAGGTCAACAGGAAGGATACTTTAAACTTAAATGGAGAAGAAATCCCAATCGGTGATTATACGATTGATTTTGAACATTATACTATTGGATTTGAGATTTGTGAAGATGCTTGGAGAGTTGATAGACCTGCCAATAGGCTAAGAAAAAGAGGAGTTAATTTAATTTTAAATCCCTCTGCAAGTCATTTTGCTATTGATAAATCTTTAAGTAGACAGGAATTGGTTGTGAGCAGTTCTAAAGATTATAGTTGTACTTATATCTATGCAAACTTATTAGGAAATGAAGCCGGCAGGATGATCTATGATGGTGAACTAATGATTGCTAAGGATGGAGAGCTAAAGTTCAGAAATGAATTACTGTCTTTTAAAAATTATCAGCTAGGAATTTGGGATACAGAAAAAGAGCACTCAAAGATTGCTGCAAACTTTGAATCAAATCCAAATCAAGAATTCACAAAGGCGGTGAGTTTGGCATTATTCGATTATTTAAGAAAAAGTCATAGTAATGGTTTTGTCTTATCTTTGAGTGGGGGAGCTGACTCATCCACTTCAGCAGTTTTGGTTGCAGAAATGATCCGTTCAGGGATAGAGGAATTGGGATTAGAACTATTTCTACAGAAGATTCATAAGGCAGTGTGGTTTTCGGAATTGGAAAACAAACAGAATGCTAGAAAGGAAATCGCTAATCGGATATTCGCCACTGCCTATCAAAGCACAGAAAATTCAGGTAGCGCTACATTGGAGTCTGCTCAAAAACTTGCAGAAGAAATTGGTGCAGTTTTCTATCATTGGGGAATCGATGAAGAAGTAAAAAGTTATACCGAGAAAATATCCGAGAAAATTGGAAGAAAATTGAACTGGAGCGAAGATGATATTGCACTTCAAAATATTCAAGCCAGAGCTAGATCACCCATTATATGGATTTTAGCAAATATTAACAATGCGCTTTTACTAACTACTTCAAACAGGAGTGAAGGAAGTGTTGGTTATACCACGATGGATGGAGATACTAGTGGAAGTATAGCGCCTATCGCGGCTATTGATAAGCCTTTTATTATTCAATGGCTAAAGTGGGCTGAGAAGACTTTATCTTATAAAAGTTTAAGCTATGTTAACAGCTTACAGCCTACTGCTGAACTAAGACCTGAGGATCAATCTCAATCCGATGAAACAGATTTAATGCCATATCCATTATTGCAAAGGATAGAAGAATTGGCGATACGGGAGAGGTTGTCACCATTAGGTGTCTATAAAGAAATCAAATCGTCTTGGAGCGGAGACCTGAGTAGTCTAAAATCTTCCGTTCAAAAGTTTTTTAAGTTATGGACAAAAAATCAATGGAAGAGAGAAAGAATTGCTGTTTCCTTTCATTTGGACGACTATAATGTAGATCCTAAAACTTGGTGTAGATTTCCTATTTTGTCATCTTCATTCAAAGAGGAACTTGAAGATCTGGAAAAAGCAGAATAAATCATTGAGATTTCTCATTTTACCCTAATTTTGTGTTAAACGAAAATAGAATATGCTTAGCTACATAGTATGGTCACCGAAGCCTTACATTCTTGATTTGGGATTTACTGAATTAAGATGGTATGGTTTACTTTTTGCCCTGGGATTCATTATATCTCAACAAATAATGTTTTACATCTTTAAAAAAGAAGGGAAAAAAGAGAGGCAAGTTGAAGTTTTAACCCTTTATATGGTTGTGGCTACTATAATTGGAGCTAGATTAGGACATGTCCTTTTCTATGAACCAGTGAGATATTTAAGTAATCCCCTAGACATTTTGAAGATATGGGAAGGTGGTTTAGCAAGTCATGGTGGTGCCGCAGGCATTTTAATAGCACTCTATTTATTCTCAAGAAAATATCAAGACATAAGCTATTTATGGATTCTGGATAGAATCGTGATAGTAGTAGCAATTACGGGTGCCTTAATTAGAACAGGCAACTTCATGAATTCTGAAATCATAGGTAGTCCTACTGACAAATCGTTTGGAGTTGTTTTTGGGCGAGAAGTTGAATTAAGATTAAGTTATCTTGCTTCTGCCATAGAGGATGTTGAAATTGAAAGTGTTAGTAAATCGAAATTGATTGAAGGTTCTCTTGAAAGCGAGTTTGAACATCCTGTGAAGTTGATTGTGGCCTATAATGATAAAAATAAATTGGAGGATGTGAAAAGATTTTCTGAGACCCAATTGTTAAATAAACTTCAAGAAGATAATATTCGGCAGCATGTAAAATTTTCAAAAAATACTGAATTTGACTATAATCAAAAAGGTGGTTTTATTTACGTGACAACCTACGGAGATGGAGTCCCTAGACATGCATCCCAATTGTATGAAGCCATTTCATGTTTACTGATTTTCTTGTTATTGTTTTATTTATGGAATAAAAACAGAAGTGGATTGGCAGACGGCCGACTTTTTGGTATCTTCCTGATTGCTTGTTTTGGTTTGAGATTTCTTTATGAATTTATTAAGGAAAACCAGGTAGCTTTTGAGGATGGACTAGTCCTTAACATGGGGCAGTGGTTAAGTATTCCATTGGTATTGGCTGGATTTTATTTTATTTTTCAATCTTTTAAAGCTGAGAAAGGAATTTAGGGAACAGGGTCAAAACCAGATCCACCCCATGGATGGCACTTCGAAATCCGTTTTGCTGATAATTTCGAACCTTTAAATAAACCATGTTTTAATATAGCCTGTTTAGTATATTCTGAACAGGTGGGTGTAAAACGACAGGAAGAAGGAAATAAAGGTGATATACCATACTGATAAAACAATACTGGCCACACAGCAATTTTTCGTACGATTTTTGTTAATTGATACTTTTTGTTTTGTCCCAAGTTCAAATTTTATGAATTAAAATTAGTAAGAAATTAAAATAATATCTTTAAATATCGAGTCAAATCTTAAGCTTTCCTTGAAATTTATATTCAAGCTTAGTCTGCTATGTGTCATTTTCCCAGTACTAAGTTCTCATAACGCAAAAAGTCAAGTGACGGTTGAAACTGATTTAGGAAGACTTGAAGTAGTTAACAGAACCAAAGATAGCCTCCAAAATCAAATTCTTTTTTTAGAAAAAATCGAAATTAGGGGGAATAAGAAAACAAAACGAAGGATTATTACCCGAGAAATAGATATCCAAGCTAACGTCAGCTATCCTTTTAGGGAGTTGAAAGACTTGATTAAGCTTGATGAAAATAAGATTTTCAATACTGGTTTGTTCAATAGTGTCAGAGCTGAGCTGGAATTTGTAGAAGGAAGCGAAAATAATATTAAAGTTGTATTCTTCGTAGAGGAGAGGTGGTATATATGGCCGAGCGTCATCTTTAAACTAGCGGATAGGAACTTTAGTGACTGGCTATTCAATCAGAATGCAGCCACTGATCGATTTGAATATGGTTTTAAGTTTGATCAGTTCAATGTTCGGGGGTTAAATGAGCGTTTGTCAGCAATGGCACAGTTCGGTTTTAAAAGGCGTTTTTATTTTGGTTATAACATTCCGTACTTAAATAAAGATCAAACTTTTGGTATGGGTTTAAGCTTTTCATTCAGTGAATTAGATCAAATTGATTATACAAATATTGCTAATAAACGCCTGTTTATTGATGCGGACAGTATATTCGGAGACGATGGTGAAAGGCAAATCATCTCAAATACACTTACTAGCAATTTGGTTTTCAACTACAGAGAATCGTACTACAATACGCACACCATGCGGTTAACCTACTCGCGAACTACGATCCTCGAGGAAGTTCTTCAATTCAATGAGGACTATTTGGGGAGAAATGGTGAGGTAGAGCAAAACTATATTGGTTTATCCTATATTTTTAGGAGAGATTTTAGGGATCGTAATAATTACCCCCTTAAAGGCTTTTTGATTGACGGGAGATTTACCAAAATGGGCTTAGGAATTTTTAATGATATCAACCAAGGCAATATACAAGCACACTTGGCTTATTTTAAGCCCCTAAAATATAACTTTAATATAGCTTCTTCATTCACTGGCTATACTAGTTTCCCGCGCTTTCAACCTTATAATTCTATGCAGGGATTGGGTTTTGCTAATAATCTCTTGAAAGGCTATGAGCTATATGTTATTCAAGGTCAGCATTACGCAATGAATAAAACTGAGTTTAAGAAAAGGCTATTTTCAATTGAAGCTAATTTAGGAAGATTGATGCCATTAAAACAATTTAGAAAAGTTCCGATTGCAGCTTATTTTAAAGTATTTTATGATCATGCTTACGTTCAAAATAATTTGCCCCAAAGCAGCAAAACTACTGTGAGCCCACTCTTATCCAATAGGTATATATATAGTTATGGTGCCGGATTAGATATTGTAACTTATTATGATGCAGTTGTGAGGTTTGAATATTCTATCAATGCTTTAAATGAAGGAGGATTTTTCATTAATGTGAAATCTGGTATTTAAGTTTAAGAAAATTTTATTTACTCAAAAGCACTGGTTACTAAAAAAAGTAAAACGAAGAAATACAAATCAGAATCCTATTTAAAGCGTAGACTCTATTTAATATCTGATTTATCAACCTTTTTCTTTTTCCCAAACCTGTTGAAATAATACCAATTCCCTATTTTTTCACCTTTACTATAATATCCTTCGTAGGTTTTTCTTCCCTTATCATCAAAGTATTGCCATAGCCCATCTTCTTTCCCATTTTGATAGTCGCCTGTTTGAATAATTTGACCTGATTTATTGAAGAATTGCCACGGACCATCTGGTAGTCCTTTCTGATAATTTCCAATTTGTCGTAATCTGCCGTTTTCATAGAAAAAATCCCACTGTCCGTGATAGTTACTATCTAAATATTCCCCCTGTTTTTCAACCTGACCATTTTCAAAAAAATAAACTGATCTACCTTCCAATTCTCCATGCAGCCAATTTTCTTCGGAGGAAATCTGTCCGTTCGGATAGTAATTGATAATCTCGCCATTTAGTTTGCCATCTTGATATTTTTCTATTGCATTTATTTCGCCATTGGGATAGAAGTACTTCCAATGTCCATGTTTTGCGTTATTTTGAAGTTCACCAAAGGCTTTCAGCTCTCCAGAATCGTAATATATTGAATCAAGCTGAGCGAAGATTTCAGTCGGAAAGCTTAGAACAAAAATTGCGTATGCACAATATTTTTTATAATTTTTCAACTTATTTTTCATTTAGGCTCCTAGCTAATTTAATCACTTTGAGCTTATAATTTGTATTAAGTGCATGAAAATTTTCAACCTCATACCCATTTTATTGATTATATCTCTTAAAACTCATGCGCAATCTATATACGCCCCAGTATCAAGTCGAGGGATTGGCATGGGGGATGCCTCTGTCACTGTAGACGGTTACTGGGCCTCTTTTCAAAATACTGCAGGAATTACTTCTACTAATAGTTTTGAAGTTGGAGCCACTTATGCAAACAGATTTAGCATGCCGGGCATGGATTTTATGGCAGTCGGTATCACCAGCAAACTGCCTTTCGGTCATGCATCTCTCAATGTTTTCCGCTTTGGGGATGATATTTATAATGAGCATAAAGTCTCGCTAGGATATGCTACTGAAATTGGAATAATTAGAATTGGAGGAAGGACCAATTATCTTCAGTATGTGGTACAGGATTTAGGTACTAGAAGCAGCTATTCTGTTGATTTTGGTGGAATCGCTATGTTAACTCCACAGTTGGCAATTGGTGCTCAAGCCTTGAATATTACTCAGTCTAGCTTAAATGCCAAAACTGAAGAACGAGTTCCCACTTTATTGAAATTGGGAATATCCTACAGACCAAGAGATTATTTCATGATAAATGCGGAAGCTGAAAAGGATATTTTAAAAACAACTTTACTAAAGCTTGGTGCAGAATATAATTTCTTAGACAAATTCTATTTACGGACAGGACTAAATAGTAATTCATTTCAGTCCTTCTATGGGCTAGGCTTTCAGTATCTGAGTTTTCAGTGGGATTATGCCCTTAGTAATCATGCGGAAATGGGATTTTCACATAGTGTTTCTATGCACTATAAATTGAATGCGAAATGAAGATTTCATTTTTTACTATAATACTTTTCATTTCAGCACTAGCCAATCCTTTTAATTCCCAAGCCCAAGAGTTTGACTTAGAAGATTTTATTGAGCGTAATTTTTCAGTGCAAGACGAGAATACCAATTATGAAGATATTTATGAAGCTTTGTTTCAACTTTACCAATCGCCAATCAACCTAAATATTGCCTCGCGTCAAGATTTACAATCAATATTATTGCTTTCCAATATTCAAATAAATGAGTTTTTGACGCACAGAGCAAAAAACGGAAAATTGCTAAGTATTTATGAACTTCAGTCCATTCCTGAATTTGATCTGGAAACTATAGACGAAATTCTTCCTTTTGTAAGCGTACGAGAAACTGGCTTGCAAGCTGATAATAGACCATTATTACAAAGAATATTAAATGAAGAGAATAATTATTTAATTATTAGATCTGACAGAACGCTAGAAAAGAGGCGAGGATATATTTCTACAAAAGAACGGGAAAGAGAATATTTAGGTGATCCATATAGAGTTTACACCCGCTTCAGAGTAAAGCACACAGATGATTTTAGTCTAGGGTTTACAACTGAAAAAGATGCAGGAGAACAATTTAAATGGGATCCCAGTCATAGTCAATACGGGATGGATTATTGGTCTTTTCATGTACAGTTGGAAAATCAGGGAAGGTTAAAGAATATTGTTGTTGGTGACTATCAGTTGCAATTTGGGCAGTCTTTATTGTTTGGTGCTGGCTTCGCAATAGGCAAGGGGAGTCAAACGGTAGCAACAGCACGTAGAAGTAATCTTGGTGTTTTACCTTACACCTCCGTGCTGGAGACTAATTTCTTTAGAGGGATTGCCACCACAATTGAGTTGAATGATTTCTTGGATTTGACCACCTTCTATAGCTATAGTCCGATCAATGGAAATTTAGATTCAGATTCAGCAAGAAGTGCTGAAGAGTTTTTCACCTCCATCAGATTGACTGGTTTTCATCGGACTGAAGATGAGTTAGCCGGAAAAAATGCTATCAACACGCAGAATTTTGGAGGTAATCTACTATTTAATACCGAAAGGGAAAACTTGAATATTGGTTTAAATTATATACATACTATTTATGATCGACCATTTTTTCGCCAGCCTAATAAATATAATCAATTTGAATTTGGTGGAACTGAAAATCAGAATTATGGCCTTTTTGCTAATTATTATTGGCGTAATTTTCATTTATTTGGGGAAAGCGCCATCAGTAGTTCTGGAGGAATTGGGCCATAGGTGGTTTTATCGCTTCGATCACTCCAAGTCTGCAGACCAGCTTTATCGTAAGGAATTATGATAGAGATTTTCATACATTTTATGGGACCGCTTTTGGCGAAAGTACTAGGAATATAAATGAGCAAGGCGTTTACTGGGGAATAAAATTTCAACCCTTCAAACGACTGACTTTTTCCGGATATTATGATCGTTTTAATTTCCCATGGCTTAGATTTCGTGCTGATGGACCATCCATAGGAAATGAGTTCTTAGGTCGAGTTACTTATCGGTTTAGTAGAGAAATAAAATTATATGCTCAAGCGAGAGTTGAAAGTAAAGAGCGGAATGTAGATCTAGAGGATAATCCCAACCTATATGGATTGTCTACAGCTGAGAAAAGAAATTACATCTTAAATTTAGATGTCAGACCAAAAGGTATTATTTCACTAAAAACCAGAGCACAGTTTAGTGAATTTTTGCTTCAAGGGGAATATTCAACTGGGATGGCCTTAATTCAGGATGTTAATTTTGACTTCGGAAGGTTTCGGTTAAGTACACGATATTCTATTTTTGACACTGACGATTTCGAAAATAGGCAATATGTTTATGAGAAGGATGTTTTATATGCGTTCTCAATCCCGGCCTATCAAAATGTGGGAAGTCGATCTTATGCTCTTTTGCAGTATAAATTTTCAAAGAAACTGCAAATGTGGGCTCGATATGCCCAGTTTCGATTTGTGGATCAGTTTACTGTAGGAACTGGTAATGAAGAAATAGAGGGGGATACCAGGTCGGAGGTAAAAGTGCAGATGATGATGAGGTTTTAGAGGTTAGTTAAAATCAGTTAAAAATGGATTTCTAAACCTAAATATAATCCGCATTCCTTTGGAATTTTTGTGTTGTATTTCTGTAGCTGTTACCAAAAGTTCATTCTTTTGGAACTTAGATGCTATGAAATTTATTGATAAAAATGTCATTTACTTCTTAAGCATCTGATTAGCGATTGGTCAAATAAAATCCCATTTAATTTCCGCAAAACTTTTTTCTTGAATAAATTGTACTCTATTATATGTTTTTGAACTCTTATGTGAATGAAAAAATCCTTATTAATTGTAGTCTTTATAATTTTCATGCTTTCAGCCTGCAAATACAGCACGCCTCCGGAAATGCTGATGGGTAATTGGTACGTGGCTTCGGTAAAAGCAAATGGGCACGAAATGATCAATGATTACTTGGATGCCAATACGCGCTATCTGATTTTTAAAGAAGAAGGCTCTTATCAAGTAGGGCTATTAGATACCACAAGGGAAAAAAGCTGGATGATAAAGCCAGATAAAAATGAACTAGTAATGATGAATGGAAGCCCTTTTGATGATATAAAGACCTGGAGTGTTAAG
This is a stretch of genomic DNA from Marivirga harenae. It encodes these proteins:
- the rnc gene encoding ribonuclease III; this translates as MIRRFLTSFKKLSKKDKRLVATVKSIVGYKPFRLELFQLVTQHSSVAKTLPNGFRASNERLEYLGDAILGAVVADYLFKKYPFKDEGFLTEIRSRLVNRESLSLLAKKIGISQMLESDFSKNRYHFKSIYGDMMEAFIGAVYIDRGYQFCKTFIINKLLIPHFDLDEIIENNTNYKSILIEWSQKENKSIRFDIEDYKQEGMKKEFRAVIIINGDKFAKGAGLNKKKAEQNAAFKACQKLKLS
- the nadE gene encoding NAD(+) synthase; the protein is MKIAGATLNQIPLDWKGNTQNILEALMDAEKQGVKLLCFPELSICGYGCEDVFLSDWMWEKALRTLTEKILPLAPALAFTAGLPIKHEGKLYNCIAFCKDGTIQSIIPKQNLAKDGVHYEPRWFTEWEVNRKDTLNLNGEEIPIGDYTIDFEHYTIGFEICEDAWRVDRPANRLRKRGVNLILNPSASHFAIDKSLSRQELVVSSSKDYSCTYIYANLLGNEAGRMIYDGELMIAKDGELKFRNELLSFKNYQLGIWDTEKEHSKIAANFESNPNQEFTKAVSLALFDYLRKSHSNGFVLSLSGGADSSTSAVLVAEMIRSGIEELGLELFLQKIHKAVWFSELENKQNARKEIANRIFATAYQSTENSGSATLESAQKLAEEIGAVFYHWGIDEEVKSYTEKISEKIGRKLNWSEDDIALQNIQARARSPIIWILANINNALLLTTSNRSEGSVGYTTMDGDTSGSIAPIAAIDKPFIIQWLKWAEKTLSYKSLSYVNSLQPTAELRPEDQSQSDETDLMPYPLLQRIEELAIRERLSPLGVYKEIKSSWSGDLSSLKSSVQKFFKLWTKNQWKRERIAVSFHLDDYNVDPKTWCRFPILSSSFKEELEDLEKAE
- a CDS encoding IPExxxVDY family protein codes for the protein MNNKLLQDTFKVDFQLLAISSALTDFQMAWHINQHTHFTLKRTKDHFIELKKGLHLNTSCFRHQTENISIKLLKNKLNESEAQQAFLIPEMKNIDYFLIIQDDTEELEILNVKSTLSKIKNVILIQILDANRLKSVVNLMT
- a CDS encoding acyl carrier protein, with the translated sequence MSEIAQKVKAIIIDKLGVEESEVTAEASFTNDLGADSLDTVELIMEFEKEFNISIPDDQAENIGTVGQAISYLEENVK
- the lgt gene encoding prolipoprotein diacylglyceryl transferase is translated as MLSYIVWSPKPYILDLGFTELRWYGLLFALGFIISQQIMFYIFKKEGKKERQVEVLTLYMVVATIIGARLGHVLFYEPVRYLSNPLDILKIWEGGLASHGGAAGILIALYLFSRKYQDISYLWILDRIVIVVAITGALIRTGNFMNSEIIGSPTDKSFGVVFGREVELRLSYLASAIEDVEIESVSKSKLIEGSLESEFEHPVKLIVAYNDKNKLEDVKRFSETQLLNKLQEDNIRQHVKFSKNTEFDYNQKGGFIYVTTYGDGVPRHASQLYEAISCLLIFLLLFYLWNKNRSGLADGRLFGIFLIACFGLRFLYEFIKENQVAFEDGLVLNMGQWLSIPLVLAGFYFIFQSFKAEKGI
- the yidD gene encoding membrane protein insertion efficiency factor YidD; translation: MGQNKKYQLTKIVRKIAVWPVLFYQYGISPLFPSSCRFTPTCSEYTKQAILKHGLFKGSKLSAKRISKCHPWGGSGFDPVP
- the pyk gene encoding pyruvate kinase, which codes for MKKESIKFNKSKIVATVGPASNTKEMLQKLVKAGADVFRLNFSHGDHKVHQQTLQYIEEINREWGTNVSILQDLQGPKIRLGEIKGGCVNIKAGDEFIITTQEMEGDAKKASTTYQGLPSDVKKGDLILIDDGNIQLEVLSSDKTEVKTKIIYGNELKSKKGINLPFTKVSAPSLTDKDLEDLKFGLKNEVDWIALSFVRSAADVLDLKNRIKYNGKDCKVVAKIEKPEALKDIDNIIEATDAVMVARGDLGVEIPMEDVPLAQKMIIKKCNDACKPVIVATQMMESMIENPRPTRAETNDVANAILDGGDAVMLSAESAAGQYPVESVLSMSNTIASIEKHDSIYHKYGHVSRNSATFNSDNLVQTACKLAEETNAKAIVGMTKSGYTAYRLASHRPKAGIFIFTGNHDLLETINLVWGVRGYIYENYESTDKTFADIEKTLKRDNHVQSGDIIILMASMPIKEKNRTNMLKVTEVK